The following coding sequences lie in one Gouania willdenowi chromosome 5, fGouWil2.1, whole genome shotgun sequence genomic window:
- the plch2b gene encoding 1-phosphatidylinositol 4,5-bisphosphate phosphodiesterase eta-2, translated as MGILSDWRRWVYVQGWDQMNSSEMSSSPAMAPKSPGLSTSPPLSLLLPRKTSTQNLGSPSSYGGVSPPSRRASDTYGERKTSNTLHSSTSSIMTSPKLWQKASISRLAEEFFWIGGSVVAQPKWRMGQIVERCMCTMQIGTQMSKLKGKKKGLVRFFYLDEHKSCIRWRPSRKHDKAKITIDSIHEVCEGKKSEIFRRYADNRFDPNCCFSIYYGQRVKSLDLVTTNADEARTWITGLKYLMAGISDEDSLARRQRTRDQWLQQTFSEADKNGDGSLSIGEVHQLLHKLNVNLPRQKVREMFQEADTDENQGSLGFEEFCSFYKMISTRRDLYLIMISYSNQKEVLDLHDLARFLENEQKIRGLTREYLIDIVARFEPCPLNLQHLVLGIDGFTNYLRSPAGDIFNPEHNQVNQDMTQPLTNYFISTSHNTYLTGDQLLSQSRVEMYAYVLQAGCRCVEVDCWDGPDGEPIIHHGYTLTSKILFKDVIETINKYAFIKSPYPVILSIENHCTVPQQKKMAAYLIEVLQDKLDLSNVNAYECRKLPSPEILKGKILVKGKKLPANLDPDAEEGDVSDEDTGDDEEEVEDNEDNSQEENVGPSINQPKLKRRFGRNIIRSFKRTRKKRVRIKNKATSEGESDHSVSRERTQIVYHPKKRKTMRLSRALSDLVKYTKSVRVHEIETQAFTNSWQVSSLNETVMNQILLLKPGELVRFNQRQLLRVYPSNFRVDSSNFNPQPYWNTGCHMVALNFQTEGRMLELNRAKFSSNGNCGYILQPKCLRKAAFNPFLEDPLPGHRKTQLVLKIISGQQLPKPQASMFGDRGEIIDPFVEVEIIGLPVDCSKQQTRVVDDNGFNPMWEETLVFNVQMPQIALVRFQVWDHDPIGRDFIGQRTIAFDSLLPGYRHVYLDGMAESSIFVHVAVIDITGKIKPANAVQAARKQFQKAAQKHMKGGPQRQPSLDSSVQSSEDGRALYFRMDLDNLSQDSKNGDLSFLLQGPPAKAAIHKAALSEPLRRAHRVKIHEPSEPRRGIFRRMSSIDSHQSGAAPCVRAESFDLETSSQRSWPDASALDSQNPIIQEELESDNAEQQTSHTFEQEQQKRSESLPIESDSKVANRPGCQPETPAELFPQPPTLQQSEAITLPLIPPRSPARVRRTLEAPASTQPSTPIRKNTRSRSCPRKQSSSETPMVNRKSALNWQTQNTQRYGSYNDKFTPIPNGLCLSDNTSNSSGDGSTDSLEFVPSRVPACADQHEGTLQREMKALFDYKMREIRCKSPLFSEEKTLQGHINRQY; from the exons ATGGGAATACTTTCAGATTGGAG ACGGTGGGTTTATGTTCAAGGCTGGGACCAAATGAACAGTTCAGAGATGAGCAGCAGCCCAGCAATGGCTCCGAAGTCACCAGGGCTGAGCACCAGCCCACCGCTGTCCTTGCTCTTACCCAGGAAGACCAGCACCCAAAATTTAGGATCTCCCTCTTCTTATGGAGGTGTTTCTCCCCCAAGCCGAAGAGCCTCTGACACTTATGGTGAAAGAAAGACCTCAAACACTCTTCATTCATCCACCTCATCGATTATGACCTCACCAAAACTCTGGCAGAAAGCTTCAATCTCCAGACTGGCCGAGGAGTTTTTTTGGATTGGGGGCAGTGTGGTCGCGCAACCCAAATGGAGAATGGGTCAGATAG TGGAGCGCTGTATGTGCACCATGCAGATTGGCACTCAGATGAGCAAACTAAAGGGGAAGAAGAAAGGACTCGTACGATTCTTTTACTTGGACGAGCACAAGTCCTGCATCCGTTGGCGTCCATCCCGAAAACATGACAAAGCCAAAA TAACTATTGACTCCATTCATGAGGTCTGTGAGGGAAAGAAGTCTGAGATCTTCAGGCGTTACGCAGATAACCGCTTTGACCCAAACTGCTGCTTTAGCATTTACTACGGTCAGCGTGTGAAGTCTCTAGACCTGGTCACCACTAATGCAGATGAGGCCCGCACCTGGATCACTGGCCTCAAGTACTTGATGGCGGGTATCAGTGATGAAGACAGTTTGGCTCGGAGGCAGCGGACCAGGGATCA GTGGTTACAGCAGACTTTCTCTGAGGCCGACAAAAATGGGGATGGCTCTTTAAGCATTGGAGAGGTTCACCAGCTGCTTCATAAACTCAATGTGAATTTACCCAGGCAGAAGGTCAGGGAGATGTTTCAG GAAGCGGACACGGATGAGAACCAAGGCTCTCTGGGCTTTGAAGAATTTTGTTCCTTTTACAAGATGATTTCCACACGCAGAGACCTCTACTTGATAATGATCTCATACAGCAACCAAAAGGAAGTTCTGGATCTACATGACCTTGCACGTTTTCTAGAAAATGAACAGAAG aTTCGAGGCCTTACTAGAGAGTACCTCATCGACATTGTTGCTCGGTTTGAGCCTTGTCCTCTGAATCTGCAGCATCTGGTACTGGGTATCGATG GTTTTACCAACTATTTGCGGAGTCCTGCAGGTGACATCTTCAATCCTGAACACAACCAGGTGAACCAAGACATGACGCAGCCTCTCACCAACTACTTCATCTCCACATCACACAACACCTACCTGACAGGAGACCAGCTGCTCTCTCAGTCCAGAGTTGAAATGTACGCTTATGTTCTACAGGCAGGCTGTCGCTGTGTGGAGG TGGACTGCTGGGATGGTCCGGACGGAGAACCCATTATTCATCACGGCTACACCTTAACATCAAAAATCCTCTTCAAGGACGTGATAGAAACAATCAACAAATATGCCTTCATAAAATCACC ATACCCAGTGATCTTGTccattgagaaccactgtactGTGCCTCAGCAGAAGAAGATGGCTGCATATCTGATAGAGGTGCTGCAGGATAAACTGGACCTGTCTAATGTCAATGCATACGAATGCAGGAAGCTGCCATCTCCTGAAATTCTGAAAGGAAAAATTTTAGTCAAG ggaaaaaaactgccagcaAACCTTGATCCTGATGCCGAGGAAGGCGATGTGTCTGATGAAGACACAGgggatgatgaagaggaggtgGAAGACAACGAGGACAACTCACAA gAGGAGAATGTTGGCCCATCAATTAATCAGCCCAAATTGAAGAGGAGGTTTGGCAGGAATATCATAAGGAGTTTTAAAAGAACG AGAAAAAAGAGAGTGCGTATAAAAAACAAAGCCACGTCTGAAGGTGAATCGGACCACAGCGTCAGTAGGGAGAGGACACAGATTGTTTACCATCCAAA GAAACGGAAAACAATGAGGCTCTCTCGAGCTCTTTCTGACTTGGTGAAATACACAAAGTCTGTTCGTGTTCATGAAATAGAAACACAAG CATTTACAAACAGTTGGCAGGTGTCATCGCTGAATGAGACCGTGATGAACCAGATCCTACTGCTGAAGCCAGGTGAGCTGGTGCGTTTCAATCAGCGCCAGCTCCTGAGGGTCTATCCGTCCAACTTTCGAGTGGATTCAAGCAACTTCAACCCTCAGCCGTACTGGAACACAGGATGCCATATGG TTGCATTGAATTTTCAGACAGAGGGTCGAATGCTGGAGCTGAACCGAGCAAAGTTCTCAAGCAATGGAAATTGTGGCTACATCCTTCAACCCAAATGCTTGCGTAAAG CTGCCTTTAATCCTTTTTTGGAGGATCCTTTACCTGGACATAGAAAAACCCAATTAGTGTTGAAGATCATCAGCGGACAGCAGCTTCCAAAGCCTCAAGCCTCCATGTTTGGGGACAGAGGAGAG ATAATTGATCCCTTTGTTGAAGTTGAAATTATCGGCCTTCCTGTTGATTGTTCCAAGCAGCAGACCAGAGTGGTAGATGATAATG GTTTCAATCCAATGTGGGAGGAGACCCTCGTCTTTAATGTCCAAATGCCGCAAATTGCTCTGGTGCGATTTCAGGTTTGGGATCATGATCCAATAGGACGGGATTTTATTGGACAGAGGACTATAGCTTTTGACAGCTTGCTGCCAG gATATCGGCATGTTTATTTGGACGGAATGGCGGAGTCTTCCATCTTTGTACATGTCGCCGTTATTGACATAACAGGAAAA ataaaaCCTGCAAATGCAGTGCAAGCAGCAAGGAAACAGTTTCAAAAAGCCGCCCAGAAACACATGAAGGGAGGTCCTCAAAGACAGCCGTCACTAGACTCCTCCGTCCAGTCCTCAGAAGATGGACGCGCTCTGTATTTTCGAATGGATCTGGATAACCTCTCTCAGGACAGCAAAAATGGGGACTTGTCTTTTTTGCTCCAAGGGCCTCCAGCCAAGGCAGCCATCCACAAAGCTGCCCTGAGTGAGCCACTGAGGCGTGCTCACAGAGTTAAAATTCATGAACCCTCAGAGCCAAGGAGAGGGATTTTCAGGCGGATGTCCTCTATCGATTCCCACCAGTCAGGGGCAGCGCCCTGCGTGAGAGCTGAAAGCTTTGACCTTGAGACCTCGTCTCAACGTTCTTGGCCTGACGCTTCTGCTCTCGACAGCCAAAATCCAATTATTCAGGAAGAGCTGGAGAGTGACAATGCTGAACAGCAGACAAGTCACACATTTGAGCAAGAGCAGCAAAAAAGATCTGAGAGTTTACCCATAGAGTCAGATAGCAAAGTGGCCAATAGACCTGGATGTCAACCAGAAACCCCAGCAGAGTTATTCCCCCAGCCTCCGACTCTGCAACAATCTGAAGCCATAACTTTACCACTTATCCCTCCACGCTCCCCTGCCAGAGTCAGACGGACCCTTGAGGCTCCTGCCTCAACTCAACCATCCACTCCGATAAGAAAAAATACCCGCTCCCGCAGTTGCCCTCGAAAGCAGAGTAGCTCCGAGACGCCGATGGTGAACCGCAAGTCTGCTCTCAACTGGCAAACACAGAACACTCAAAGGTATGGCAGCTACAACGATAAGTTTACACCGATCCCCAACGGTCTGTGTCTGTCAGACAACACGTCCAACAGCAGCGGTGATGGCAGTACTGACAGCCTTGAGTTTGTGCCCTCTCGTGTGCCAGCTTGTGCTGATCAGCATGAAGGCACCCTGCAGAGGGAGATGAAGGCCCTTTTTGATTATAAGATGAGAGAGATCCGATGCAAATCACCACTTTTTTCAGAAG AAAAAACCCTCCAGGGTCACATAAACAGacaatattga